A region from the Leptospirillum ferriphilum ML-04 genome encodes:
- a CDS encoding prepilin-type N-terminal cleavage/methylation domain-containing protein: MRRTIRFSPELRARDKGFTLLEVLVAFFIFTILLGLLYESVRSTASLARRTRDKNRTNINIELAFMKIRQEMISVYINTNDPLTYFIGSPQYSAEDEHDTLLFTSLAQTRLMQNAPVSHLEGVQYIVLPEKKGNGYLLAHEQDTNLLSFGSQAVVADPLLHHIKSFRILYFDGHEWTNQWNSLQSHLVPLLVKMEISIKKKNESVKTFTDVFPIPSSTLNQNQNGSGGASSGGLP, translated from the coding sequence ATGAGAAGAACGATTCGATTTTCACCTGAACTTCGAGCGAGAGACAAAGGCTTTACACTTCTTGAAGTTCTTGTGGCCTTTTTTATATTCACAATTCTTCTCGGGCTCCTGTACGAATCGGTCAGGAGCACGGCTTCGCTCGCCCGACGCACCCGTGATAAAAACAGAACCAATATCAATATAGAACTGGCGTTTATGAAGATTCGCCAGGAGATGATTTCTGTTTATATCAATACCAATGATCCGCTGACCTACTTTATTGGAAGTCCCCAATACTCCGCAGAGGACGAGCACGATACGCTTCTTTTCACCTCCCTGGCTCAGACAAGACTGATGCAGAACGCTCCAGTTTCCCATCTGGAAGGGGTCCAGTATATTGTTCTTCCTGAAAAGAAAGGGAATGGATACCTGCTTGCGCATGAACAGGACACAAACCTCTTGTCGTTCGGATCCCAGGCGGTCGTGGCCGATCCCCTCCTCCATCACATCAAGTCATTTCGCATTTTGTATTTTGATGGTCATGAATGGACAAACCAGTGGAACTCTCTTCAGAGCCATCTGGTGCCCCTTCTGGTCAAAATGGAAATTTCGATTAAAAAGAAGAACGAATCGGTCAAAACGTTTACGGATGTTTTTCCGATCCCGTCATCGACCTTGAATCAGAACCAGAACGGTTCAGGAGGAGCAAGCAGCGGTGGTCTTCCCTGA
- a CDS encoding ATP phosphoribosyltransferase regulatory subunit: MARFSRIASFRRETTARLLRLFSLWGYTEITLPVFEYLDSLAPGLDPVLQHKAYTLQDRGSGHVLLLRPDATAQIARLVAQGQENTTEVQKYAYSTTVFRHEDHHILERELLQTGIELFGVPNPEADWEILALCREGVRILHLDSPLLSLSHTGLQKAFLEYAGQNLSLPLQSGLQRSFYAHDSIAMTEVLREAGKKDGVLLDVLDKIVGRTHSAQEAIHILERHPVFSSSPDLTRNASSLSQILHLVDAFQNEIRVDFALNPGGPYYSGMVFHLYARGTNQELASGGRYDMLPSLFGKSMPATGFAFHLNRIESLLGYEASETSRTHLDIQLVGKDKQIKDKLIDCAAKLREKGFPSSFRFDETPPEFEKLLSPTLYWNGKDFSLSFPDGKTTRFSELDWDSILSILQER, encoded by the coding sequence TTGGCCCGTTTTTCCCGCATCGCTTCTTTCCGACGAGAGACAACTGCACGCCTCCTCCGGTTGTTTTCCCTCTGGGGATACACCGAGATCACGCTTCCGGTATTTGAATACCTGGACTCTCTGGCTCCCGGCCTTGATCCGGTTTTGCAGCATAAGGCTTATACGCTTCAGGACAGGGGTTCAGGACATGTTCTACTTCTCCGTCCGGATGCCACCGCCCAAATTGCCCGTCTCGTTGCGCAAGGGCAGGAAAACACGACGGAAGTTCAAAAATACGCTTACAGCACAACAGTTTTTCGTCACGAAGACCATCATATTCTTGAAAGAGAATTGCTTCAGACAGGCATTGAGCTTTTCGGAGTCCCGAACCCCGAAGCCGACTGGGAAATTCTGGCGTTGTGCAGAGAAGGTGTCCGCATTCTTCATCTCGACTCGCCACTCCTGTCCCTGTCTCATACGGGGCTGCAAAAGGCTTTCCTGGAATATGCCGGACAAAATTTGTCCCTTCCACTGCAGTCAGGGCTTCAAAGAAGCTTCTACGCCCATGATTCCATCGCCATGACGGAAGTTTTGCGTGAAGCAGGAAAAAAAGACGGAGTCTTGCTGGATGTCCTGGATAAAATCGTGGGTCGAACCCATTCTGCCCAGGAGGCCATTCATATTCTTGAAAGACACCCTGTTTTCTCCTCTTCTCCGGACCTTACCAGGAATGCTTCTTCTTTGTCCCAAATCCTTCATTTGGTGGATGCTTTCCAAAATGAGATTCGTGTGGATTTTGCCCTGAATCCGGGAGGACCTTATTATTCCGGTATGGTTTTTCATCTCTATGCCAGGGGAACCAATCAGGAGCTGGCTTCCGGAGGACGCTACGATATGTTGCCGTCCCTGTTTGGAAAATCAATGCCGGCCACCGGATTTGCTTTTCACTTGAACCGGATTGAGTCCCTGCTCGGATATGAAGCATCGGAAACGTCCAGGACGCATCTGGACATTCAGCTTGTCGGAAAGGACAAACAAATCAAGGACAAGTTGATCGATTGTGCCGCCAAATTGCGGGAAAAGGGGTTCCCATCTTCTTTTCGTTTTGACGAGACTCCTCCGGAGTTCGAAAAACTGCTTTCTCCTACCCTGTACTGGAATGGAAAAGATTTTTCTCTTTCCTTTCCGGATGGAAAAACAACCCGTTTTTCAGAACTAGACTGGGATAGTATCCTCTCCATTCTTCAGGAACGATAA
- the gspI gene encoding type II secretion system minor pseudopilin GspI produces the protein MTGRSTMKKDPGFTLLEVMVALFIFSIAVLALLATRNQSIRLNEVARDQVILTLLADRKMAEAIGAGFVPAGEASGFFGTHYKGYRWKEVISPSPFPVIRQIKVTVTKGRGKNKISLSLVSFVSSLP, from the coding sequence ATGACGGGGCGTTCAACGATGAAGAAAGATCCGGGATTCACCCTTCTTGAAGTCATGGTGGCTCTTTTCATTTTCAGTATTGCTGTACTGGCACTTCTTGCCACTCGCAACCAGTCTATCCGTCTCAATGAAGTCGCGAGAGATCAGGTGATCCTGACGTTGCTTGCGGACCGGAAAATGGCCGAAGCGATTGGAGCCGGATTTGTTCCGGCAGGAGAAGCTTCCGGATTTTTCGGAACCCACTATAAAGGTTACCGTTGGAAAGAAGTTATTTCCCCTTCCCCTTTTCCCGTGATCCGGCAAATCAAGGTGACCGTCACAAAAGGTCGGGGCAAAAACAAGATTTCCTTGTCCCTGGTTTCATTTGTTTCCAGTCTTCCATGA
- a CDS encoding pyridoxal-phosphate-dependent aminotransferase family protein encodes MKKQYLLAPGPTPVPPEVLLAMAKPIIHHRSPDFIPVIQQVRADLKWLFQTSQEVLTVAGSGTAGMEASISNFMSPGDKIIAINGGKFGERWLKIAQAFGVVPIEVKVEWGNSVDVSVVADLLAKDPSIRGVYVQASETSTGVAHDIQKLAALTRERENTILVVDAITALGVINLPMDAWGIDVLITGSQKALMIPPGLAFIGVSEKAWKLQTTAKCPRFYLDLKREKDNLLKDSNAWTPAVTLWIGLAESLKLMRAEGLDKIFARHARLAQATREGVRGFGLEVFAKNIPSDAVTAVVSPQGIDGQAVYKNLREQYGITAAGGQDQLKGKVFRLSHMGYADVFDVITAVSGVEMVLTRLGYKEKPLGSGVARAQSILIKE; translated from the coding sequence ATGAAAAAACAGTATCTCTTGGCCCCCGGACCCACCCCCGTTCCCCCGGAAGTTCTGCTGGCGATGGCCAAGCCCATTATTCACCACCGCTCTCCCGACTTTATTCCAGTCATTCAGCAGGTCCGGGCTGATCTCAAATGGCTTTTTCAAACATCCCAGGAAGTCCTGACGGTAGCCGGAAGCGGAACAGCCGGTATGGAGGCTTCCATCTCCAATTTTATGTCTCCGGGAGACAAGATCATTGCCATCAATGGGGGAAAGTTCGGCGAACGGTGGCTAAAGATTGCCCAGGCATTCGGAGTTGTTCCGATCGAAGTCAAAGTGGAATGGGGAAACTCCGTTGACGTCTCTGTCGTTGCCGATCTGCTCGCCAAAGACCCGTCGATTCGTGGTGTCTACGTCCAGGCCAGTGAAACATCAACGGGAGTGGCGCATGACATTCAAAAGCTGGCGGCTCTGACTCGAGAGAGAGAAAATACCATTCTTGTTGTTGATGCTATCACAGCCCTGGGTGTCATAAACCTCCCGATGGATGCATGGGGAATCGACGTATTGATCACAGGCTCCCAGAAAGCACTGATGATTCCTCCGGGACTTGCTTTTATCGGAGTCAGTGAAAAAGCATGGAAACTCCAGACGACGGCAAAGTGTCCCCGGTTTTATCTTGATCTCAAGCGGGAGAAAGATAACCTTCTGAAGGATAGCAATGCCTGGACGCCTGCGGTGACTCTCTGGATTGGTCTCGCCGAGTCCTTGAAACTGATGCGCGCTGAAGGACTGGATAAAATTTTTGCCCGTCATGCCCGTCTGGCTCAGGCCACACGCGAGGGAGTTCGGGGTTTTGGACTTGAGGTGTTTGCAAAAAACATCCCCTCAGATGCAGTGACAGCCGTTGTGTCTCCCCAAGGAATTGACGGACAGGCCGTTTACAAAAATCTTCGTGAACAATATGGGATTACCGCCGCTGGTGGCCAGGACCAATTGAAAGGAAAGGTTTTCCGTCTTTCCCATATGGGATACGCGGATGTCTTTGATGTCATTACCGCTGTCAGCGGAGTCGAAATGGTTCTGACCCGTCTGGGCTATAAGGAAAAACCCCTGGGTTCCGGTGTGGCCAGAGCCCAGAGCATCCTGATCAAGGAATAA
- a CDS encoding MlaD family protein → MKLHYVHRTNEKRLERIAAFFLLIPLLALLFGLYEVAVNQHAFDRRYTIYTVLDQSYGISPGVPVKLAGIRIGSVESVDFTKLNQIKVVMRLLSKYQNKIRKDSFLTVKKSGIISGDVTLRISLGSPWLPIILPNHKIRSETPLTLEQIMAKLNPTILKLQRIVSNISDLTDAIDRGKGTVGSLLRKQEIYDDIRDAVGNVRNTTEKIRESSDSIPGIVQDLKSSMNDIKNATPKLPPITKKTLGLLEDTKKTISTTDNIIEGLQQSWPIRNLISIPPPLPSLGDPSRAPLPYPSTGTSEDSRQ, encoded by the coding sequence ATGAAACTTCATTACGTTCACAGGACAAATGAAAAAAGGCTTGAGCGCATTGCAGCCTTCTTCCTTCTGATACCGCTCCTTGCCCTCCTCTTCGGGTTATACGAGGTGGCCGTCAATCAGCATGCGTTCGACCGGCGATATACGATCTATACGGTGCTGGATCAGTCTTATGGGATCAGTCCGGGTGTTCCGGTCAAACTGGCCGGTATCCGAATTGGATCCGTCGAATCGGTCGACTTTACAAAGCTGAACCAGATCAAGGTCGTGATGCGTCTTCTCTCCAAATACCAGAATAAAATCCGCAAGGACTCTTTTTTGACAGTCAAGAAATCGGGGATCATCTCCGGTGACGTCACCCTTCGCATCAGTCTGGGATCCCCCTGGCTCCCAATCATCCTGCCGAATCACAAGATCCGCTCGGAAACTCCTCTTACACTCGAACAGATCATGGCGAAACTGAATCCGACGATCCTCAAGCTGCAACGCATCGTCTCGAATATTTCCGACCTGACCGACGCAATCGACAGAGGAAAAGGGACGGTCGGGTCCCTGCTTCGAAAACAGGAAATCTACGATGATATTCGCGATGCGGTGGGGAATGTCCGGAATACGACAGAAAAGATTCGCGAATCTTCGGATTCCATCCCGGGCATTGTCCAGGATCTGAAGTCGTCGATGAATGACATCAAGAACGCGACGCCGAAGCTTCCGCCCATCACGAAGAAAACCTTGGGTCTTTTAGAAGATACGAAGAAAACCATTTCGACGACGGACAATATTATTGAAGGGCTTCAGCAAAGCTGGCCGATCAGAAATCTGATTTCCATTCCACCACCTTTGCCAAGCCTCGGGGATCCGAGCCGGGCCCCTCTCCCCTACCCGTCAACCGGGACATCGGAGGACAGCCGGCAATGA
- a CDS encoding ATP-binding cassette domain-containing protein translates to MTEDDKEKKEEKSLIRIRNASFVYGSNDSSPVFSSLNLELFQHENVFLFGGSGSGKTSIVKAILGLLHLSDGSYEAFNRDMRNPSARTLLAVRKKIGFLPEKGILISQTSVLGNLVFPLRFVAQLSKSRSEEIALAVLEEHNLLDIKDCLPFELSINIIKTVGLLRALIFKPALLILDDPFEGLDLEGFRFFQKIFGQMRSDKEITLFFLTRKPIFVPGLFQKYYELSPDGDLMSVDCQRIEHHRLEFTMIAGGKIL, encoded by the coding sequence ATGACCGAAGACGATAAAGAGAAAAAGGAAGAGAAGTCACTCATCCGTATCCGGAACGCTTCTTTTGTTTACGGGTCCAATGACAGCTCCCCTGTGTTTTCATCTCTGAACCTGGAGCTCTTCCAGCATGAAAATGTCTTTCTTTTCGGTGGAAGCGGCTCGGGAAAAACGTCCATCGTCAAGGCAATTCTGGGACTTCTCCATTTGTCGGACGGAAGCTACGAAGCTTTTAATCGTGACATGAGAAATCCTTCCGCCCGAACTCTTTTGGCAGTCCGGAAAAAAATCGGATTTCTCCCGGAAAAAGGCATTCTGATCAGTCAAACATCTGTACTCGGAAATCTTGTGTTTCCTCTTCGTTTTGTGGCTCAACTTTCAAAGTCCCGAAGTGAAGAAATTGCCCTGGCTGTTCTGGAAGAGCACAATCTTCTCGATATCAAGGACTGCTTGCCATTTGAACTGAGCATCAATATCATCAAAACCGTGGGATTATTGCGGGCTTTAATCTTTAAACCGGCGCTTCTGATACTGGACGATCCTTTTGAAGGTCTTGATTTGGAAGGATTTCGATTCTTTCAGAAGATTTTTGGGCAGATGCGTTCGGACAAAGAGATCACACTGTTTTTTCTGACACGAAAACCTATTTTTGTTCCCGGACTTTTTCAAAAATATTATGAGTTGTCCCCCGATGGCGACCTCATGTCCGTAGACTGTCAGCGCATCGAACATCACCGGCTGGAATTTACCATGATTGCCGGTGGAAAGATCCTCTAA
- a CDS encoding cold-shock protein, translating into MARGHVKWFNANKGYGFISQENGEDIFVHYSAIGGSGFKTLEEGQLVEFEIQSGAKGPQAANVQKVNA; encoded by the coding sequence ATGGCAAGAGGACACGTCAAGTGGTTTAATGCTAACAAGGGTTATGGTTTTATTTCCCAGGAAAATGGGGAAGACATTTTTGTCCACTATTCAGCCATTGGTGGTTCCGGGTTCAAGACTCTGGAAGAAGGTCAATTGGTTGAATTCGAAATCCAGAGCGGAGCGAAAGGGCCTCAGGCTGCAAATGTTCAGAAAGTGAACGCCTGA
- the dnaB gene encoding replicative DNA helicase: MSPGGKTRAQILKNLPQSLEAEKSFLGSILLNNEVMTEIGDALKEDDFSLDAHRKIYMTMREMSEKRVPVDSVTLADALNKKGWSGLTGGPTYIEELSLIVPTAANAKHYANLLKEKGIYRKLILSAEEIARKGYEESEDVEVLLDLAERKILEIGANRTTRGFVKVGDVQYIEAQYKRLEELRARNTNDPVIGLPSGFIDLDRMTTGLYPSDLIIVAGRPAMGKTAFALGIAQYVSFELRKPVGIFSLEMSKEQLFMRLISSQSRVDSWSLRTGQLNGDSWRAVMDAFGEASDVPLFIDDSGDLTVFELRARARRLKNQVKDLSLIVVDYLQLVKGSQRTDNREQEISEISRSLKALAKELGIPVIALAQLSRAVENRPKDKKPILADLRESGAIEQDADVVLFIYRDEVYHPENKESHGKAEIIIGKQRNGSIGTVALAYLGHCTRFDNLATGYEMMGPED, encoded by the coding sequence ATGTCACCCGGTGGAAAAACGCGTGCCCAAATCCTGAAAAATCTTCCTCAAAGCCTCGAAGCTGAAAAGTCATTTTTAGGATCCATCCTTCTCAATAACGAAGTGATGACAGAGATTGGGGATGCTCTCAAAGAAGATGATTTTTCGCTGGATGCGCATCGAAAAATCTATATGACGATGCGTGAGATGTCGGAAAAACGGGTTCCCGTTGACTCTGTTACGCTTGCGGATGCATTGAATAAAAAAGGATGGAGCGGACTGACCGGTGGGCCGACGTATATTGAAGAACTGAGTCTTATTGTTCCAACCGCGGCAAATGCCAAGCACTATGCGAATCTTCTGAAAGAGAAGGGGATCTATCGCAAACTGATTCTCTCTGCCGAAGAAATTGCCAGAAAAGGCTATGAAGAGTCGGAAGACGTGGAAGTCCTTCTGGATCTTGCCGAAAGAAAGATCCTGGAGATCGGTGCAAATCGGACAACCCGGGGATTTGTCAAAGTCGGGGATGTTCAGTATATCGAAGCCCAATACAAAAGGCTGGAAGAGCTTCGCGCGAGAAATACAAACGATCCGGTGATCGGGCTGCCCTCCGGATTTATTGACCTTGACCGAATGACAACAGGACTATACCCGTCCGACCTGATTATTGTTGCCGGTCGACCTGCGATGGGAAAAACCGCTTTTGCACTTGGAATCGCCCAATATGTTTCGTTTGAATTGAGAAAACCCGTGGGCATCTTCAGTCTGGAGATGTCCAAGGAGCAGCTTTTTATGCGTTTGATCAGCTCCCAGAGTCGTGTTGACTCCTGGAGCCTTCGGACAGGTCAGTTGAATGGAGACAGCTGGAGAGCTGTGATGGATGCCTTTGGCGAAGCCAGCGACGTTCCGCTCTTCATCGATGACTCGGGAGATCTGACGGTTTTTGAACTCCGGGCCCGCGCACGAAGACTTAAAAATCAGGTCAAGGATCTGAGCCTCATCGTTGTGGACTACCTCCAGCTCGTCAAGGGTTCACAAAGAACAGACAACCGGGAACAAGAAATCTCGGAAATCTCGAGATCCCTGAAAGCTCTCGCAAAGGAGTTGGGAATTCCGGTGATCGCCTTGGCCCAGCTGTCGAGAGCGGTCGAAAATCGCCCTAAAGACAAGAAACCGATTCTTGCCGATCTCCGGGAGTCCGGGGCGATTGAGCAGGACGCGGACGTCGTCCTCTTTATCTATCGTGACGAAGTTTACCACCCGGAAAACAAGGAAAGCCACGGAAAAGCCGAAATTATTATTGGAAAACAGAGAAACGGATCGATCGGTACCGTTGCTCTCGCCTATCTGGGGCATTGTACCCGTTTTGACAATCTCGCCACAGGATATGAAATGATGGGTCCGGAAGACTGA
- the serA gene encoding phosphoglycerate dehydrogenase, with protein sequence MSSDIRILISDAISEDGVRIFQKAGFHVDMKTKLSPQELAQEISQYDGLVIRSGTKVTREILKNADRLKVIGRAGAGLDNVDLEAATERGIVVMNTPGGNTVTTAEHTMSLLMSMARRIPQANASNKAGKWEKSKFMGVELFQKTLGIVGMGKIGQHVAQIARGIAMNIIAFDPYLTPEVAEKSGVHPVSLDELFQRADFITVHTPLTPETTGLINKQSIAKMKKGVYIINCARGGIVDENDLAEALQSGHVAGAASDVFVQEPPPADHPLLKLDNFISTPHIGAATKEAQENVALAIADQMVDYLGKGIIRFAANLPSVPPDELALLNPYLKLAEIMGAVMAQVISEPIRKVTLEYGGEVANLSTPSLTISALKGILTPILASRVNEVNAPILAKERGIEVVEVRSSHHGDYTGLLTLRISSGATQHQIAGSVFQRKDYRIVSLDDLPVEVVPEPIMIYLINQDQPGVVGSVGTVLGTHKVNISRMQFGRDFPGGKAVSMIGVDQNIDAKLLEELRALPNVLSLKVLHLPAREK encoded by the coding sequence TTGTCATCCGATATACGTATTTTGATCAGTGACGCCATCTCGGAAGATGGCGTCCGTATCTTTCAGAAAGCCGGTTTTCATGTCGACATGAAAACAAAACTTTCTCCGCAAGAACTGGCCCAGGAAATTTCACAGTATGACGGTCTGGTGATCCGAAGCGGGACAAAGGTCACGCGTGAGATCCTGAAAAATGCAGATCGGTTGAAGGTGATTGGCCGAGCAGGAGCAGGCCTGGACAACGTGGACCTCGAGGCGGCGACGGAACGCGGTATTGTAGTTATGAATACCCCAGGCGGTAATACCGTCACAACCGCCGAGCATACCATGTCTCTCCTGATGTCCATGGCTCGCCGGATTCCACAGGCAAACGCGTCAAACAAGGCCGGGAAGTGGGAAAAAAGCAAGTTTATGGGAGTGGAGCTTTTCCAGAAGACCCTCGGAATTGTCGGTATGGGAAAAATCGGTCAGCATGTGGCGCAGATTGCCCGGGGCATCGCCATGAACATCATTGCCTTCGACCCTTACCTGACGCCAGAAGTTGCAGAAAAATCCGGTGTTCACCCGGTTTCTCTCGATGAACTTTTTCAAAGAGCGGATTTTATTACCGTTCACACCCCGCTGACGCCGGAAACAACGGGGCTGATTAACAAACAAAGCATCGCTAAGATGAAGAAGGGTGTCTATATTATTAACTGTGCCAGGGGCGGGATTGTCGATGAGAACGATCTGGCAGAAGCCCTGCAGTCCGGGCATGTTGCAGGCGCGGCTTCGGATGTGTTTGTTCAGGAGCCTCCTCCTGCAGACCACCCTCTTCTCAAGCTGGACAATTTTATCTCGACCCCCCATATCGGGGCGGCGACAAAGGAAGCCCAGGAAAATGTGGCGCTTGCCATTGCGGACCAGATGGTCGACTATCTGGGGAAGGGAATCATCCGGTTTGCGGCAAATCTTCCTTCCGTTCCCCCTGATGAGCTGGCTCTTCTCAATCCATACCTCAAGCTTGCGGAGATCATGGGGGCTGTGATGGCACAAGTCATCTCGGAACCCATTCGGAAAGTGACACTCGAATATGGTGGGGAAGTCGCCAATCTTTCGACCCCCTCGCTGACGATCTCGGCTCTGAAAGGGATTCTGACGCCTATCCTCGCTTCGCGCGTCAATGAAGTCAACGCTCCGATACTGGCAAAGGAGCGGGGCATCGAAGTTGTCGAAGTCCGCTCTTCCCATCACGGGGATTACACGGGTCTGTTGACTCTCCGGATTTCATCCGGAGCAACCCAGCACCAGATAGCGGGTTCCGTTTTTCAGAGAAAAGACTACAGAATTGTCTCGCTTGACGATCTTCCGGTGGAAGTCGTTCCTGAGCCGATCATGATTTATTTGATCAATCAGGACCAGCCCGGCGTTGTGGGATCGGTCGGTACGGTTCTCGGAACGCACAAGGTAAATATTTCCCGCATGCAGTTTGGTCGGGATTTTCCGGGCGGAAAGGCTGTATCCATGATAGGTGTGGATCAGAATATCGATGCAAAACTGCTTGAAGAGCTTCGTGCGCTTCCGAATGTTCTATCTCTTAAAGTGCTCCATCTTCCCGCACGAGAAAAATGA
- a CDS encoding ABC transporter permease produces MNFFKIFFYLRDLAQIILTGLYDFFLVLLTRRNALPLFLNQILFNGLDALPILTVVSFLVGMGTVAEAGIELPKLGVQNLVGPIILHIILRIVGPFTTALIVTARTASSLTVEIGNMRISGELDTIEMMGANISYFLLAPRLFGAIVSTVALSLYFAVIAFIGGLLIAFFGLSMPIVSLIRALETSINLPDLLIPLVESITYGSIIAAVGSYHGLKVGDSPTDVPQQTTRALVSSIVLCTLFSTFFLVFSSVLF; encoded by the coding sequence GTGAATTTTTTCAAGATCTTCTTTTATCTGCGAGATCTGGCCCAGATTATCCTGACGGGTCTCTATGATTTTTTCCTTGTTCTCCTGACCCGGCGGAATGCTCTTCCTCTTTTTTTGAACCAGATCCTGTTCAACGGGCTGGACGCATTACCCATACTGACGGTCGTGAGTTTTCTGGTTGGAATGGGAACGGTTGCCGAGGCCGGAATCGAATTGCCCAAGCTGGGTGTGCAAAATCTGGTCGGTCCAATTATTCTCCATATTATTCTCCGTATCGTGGGACCCTTTACGACGGCCTTGATTGTGACGGCACGAACAGCGTCTTCCCTGACGGTCGAAATTGGCAACATGCGTATTTCCGGAGAACTCGACACCATTGAAATGATGGGAGCCAATATTTCCTATTTCCTATTGGCTCCCCGATTGTTTGGGGCGATTGTTTCCACGGTTGCCTTGTCCCTTTATTTTGCCGTCATCGCATTCATCGGCGGCCTTCTGATTGCTTTTTTCGGTCTTTCCATGCCGATTGTTTCTCTGATTCGTGCGCTCGAAACAAGCATCAACCTGCCGGACTTGCTTATCCCCCTGGTCGAAAGCATCACCTATGGTTCGATCATTGCCGCGGTCGGCTCTTATCACGGTCTCAAAGTGGGAGATTCTCCAACGGACGTTCCCCAGCAGACGACCCGGGCCCTTGTGAGTTCGATTGTCTTGTGTACATTGTTTTCCACGTTTTTTCTGGTGTTTTCATCTGTTCTCTTCTGA
- a CDS encoding DUF3105 domain-containing protein, translated as MKPVRSALAILQKAMPIPTVIMILTAVICLSSGLTKPVMADSSNGQPGPGGNGGTGSFSPMPPMFGSTFGGGDQSKPFTPIRSGIERFPSLGYKEASSPEDCRRFRYNSAPPTSGLYLRQYVDRNDISGEISPCALVHLLYKGNIVVFYDPTRLDKDSLESLKSLETNLKTPQALESQERFGYAVILVQSHAYKTPVVFSAWCRLLPIQHWDTIVINRFMSSYLGNPRKGTNP; from the coding sequence ATGAAGCCGGTCCGTTCCGCTCTGGCCATACTCCAGAAAGCTATGCCCATACCGACGGTTATTATGATCCTGACTGCTGTGATTTGTCTATCTTCCGGCCTGACAAAACCTGTGATGGCGGACAGCTCCAACGGTCAGCCGGGGCCTGGAGGAAATGGGGGGACCGGTAGTTTTTCTCCAATGCCTCCCATGTTCGGATCGACCTTCGGAGGAGGAGATCAATCGAAACCTTTTACTCCGATCCGCTCCGGAATCGAGCGGTTCCCATCTCTCGGATACAAGGAAGCCTCTTCCCCGGAGGATTGTCGCCGGTTCCGATATAATTCAGCGCCGCCAACATCAGGATTGTATCTGCGACAGTATGTCGACCGCAATGATATTTCCGGAGAAATATCTCCTTGTGCGCTCGTGCATCTCCTCTACAAGGGGAATATTGTGGTTTTTTATGACCCGACACGTCTCGACAAGGATTCCCTGGAATCCCTGAAATCTCTTGAGACAAATCTGAAAACTCCACAAGCACTGGAGTCCCAGGAGCGTTTCGGGTATGCGGTGATTCTGGTTCAGTCACATGCTTATAAGACGCCCGTGGTTTTTTCCGCATGGTGCCGGCTTTTGCCCATCCAGCACTGGGACACGATTGTGATCAACCGGTTCATGAGTTCTTACCTGGGAAATCCTCGCAAGGGAACGAATCCCTGA